From Corvus cornix cornix isolate S_Up_H32 chromosome 5, ASM73873v5, whole genome shotgun sequence, the proteins below share one genomic window:
- the SRP14 gene encoding signal recognition particle 14 kDa protein — protein sequence MVLLESEQFLTELTRLFQKCRTSGSVFITLKKYDGRTKPVPRKGHVESFEPADNKCLLRATDGKKKISTVVSSKEVNKFQMAYSNLLRANMDGLKKKDKKSKAKKSKATQ from the exons atggtgctgctggagagcgAGCAG TTCCTGACGGAGCTTACCAGGCTCTTCCAAAAGTGCAGGACTTCCGGCAGTGTTTTCATAACGCTGAAGAAAT ATGATGGCCGAACAAAACCAGTCCCACGCAAAGGCCACGTAGAAAGTTTTGAACCAGCAGACAACAAGTGTCTCCTAAGAGCAACtgatggaaagaagaaaattagcaCAGTG GTGAGCTCAAAGGAAGTAAATAAATTCCAGATG GCATATTCAAATTTGCTAAGAGCTAACATGGATGGCCTgaagaagaaagacaagaaaagcaaGGCCAAGAAGAGTAAAGCAACACAGTGA